The window TGCCGAACTCCTTCAGAAGGGGACTGGCCCAATCGAAGATTTGCAGGGCGGGATAGTGATCACGGCTGGCCGTGGGCGTGTAGGCACCGGCAGCGAAACCGGGCGGCGCTCCGTTACCGCTGGTGTTAGGCGAACCGACGAGCCAGCCCCTTTGCTCCAGGCCATAGGCTGTGGCCGCAAGGCTGATCTGCTTGAGGCTCGACCCGCACATCGCCGCTCGTGCCAGTTCCCTCGCCCCCGACAGGCTCGGCAGCAGAATCGCCATCAGCAGAGCGACCATTGCCACCACAACCAGCACTTCGATCAACGAGAAACCGGCCGGGCGCTTACTGTTCTGTAAAGAGGTAAAAGGAGAGTACAGCAACATATCTGCCTCCGAAACGGCAGTATGGTATGCAAGCACTATTGAATGGTCAACAATTCTATCAAGATAAGTGCTGAACTGAAAAGAAACAAGACGGCCACGCGCCAGAGGCGCACAGATTGCCGAGGCATGGGACCGCTGAGGCTGTACTCATGGGAAGTTGTTCCTGCGGCCTGGAGGCATCAACAGACAGAGACCGCCTGATGCTCAAATAAGAGGCAGGCTGTCGCTGGTATCGTACTATCCGCAGCGGCCCCGGATCAGCGAGACGCATCGGCGCGTTGGAGAGCTATTTCCGGCAGTTTCTGCGTCGATTCTTCGTCAGACGCGGGCGTACTCCAACCTATGAGCCGCTGTGCATCGTTCAGGATCAGATACAGGCAAGGGATAATCAGGAGAGTTATCGCCGTGGCGAAGAGGATGCCGTAGCCCAGGGACAGGGCCATCGGAATCATGAATCGGGCCTGGCGTGACGTTTCGAAGATCATCGGAGCCAATCCGCCGAACGTGGTAACGGTTGTCAGAATAATCGGTCGAAAGCGTCGAACGCCGGCGCTGAGGATGGCCTCATGGGCGCTCAGACCCTTTGTCCGCTGCCGGTTGGCGTACTCCACCAGGACCAGCGCATCGTTGACGACCACGCCCGAAAGTGCCACAAGACCCATCATGCTGATGACGCTCAGGCTATAGCCCATGATCATATGCCCTAAAAGAGCGCCGACAATCCCGAAGGGGATGCTGATCATGACAATTGCGGGCTGGAGGTAGCTCCGGAAAGGTATGCCGAGCAGCACGTACACCAGCATCAGTGCGATGACAAAGCCGCTTTGCAGGCTTGCCAGGCTTTCTCGCATGTCTTGTTGTCTGCCCTCAAAGCTATAGGTGAGGCCCGGATACTTGCTCATCAAGTCGGGGAGAGTGGTCTCGGTCAGCATCTCGAGAACCCTGTCGGTTTCGCTCTGCGGAACCACATTGGCGGTGACGCTGACGGTGCGGCGTCCATCTCGCCGGTTGATAGCGGTGTATGCCCGACCGGCTTGTACGGTGGCCACTTGGTGCAAAGGCACATCCGCTCCAGCCGGCGTCCGCACAATGAAGGACTCCACGTCGAATCCGCTGATGCGCTGGGCTTTCGGCAGCCGCACCATGACTTTGACCTCGTTGCGGCCACGCTGCTGGCGGATGGCCTCGGCGCCGTAGAAGGCCCCTCTCAGTTGCCGAGCGACGGCGGCGGCCGTCAGCCCGAGACTTCGTCCCTCGGGGAGCATCCGGAAATTGAGCTGTTGTTTGCCGGGCGTATAACCGTCGTCAATGTCCCTGACGTTGGCGAAATGGGCCAAAGACGCCGCCAGTTCCTCACTTGCCCGGTCCAGTACCTCGATGTCACGATGGGCCAGTTCCACGGTCATCGATGCCCCGGAACCGGGTCCGCGTCGGTCCGATTCAAAACGAAGCGATTGGAGTCCTTCGATGACACCGGTCTTCTCTCTCCAGAGACGGGCGAACTCAGCGGTGCTGATCGGCCTGATTTCGGGTGCCAAGAGGTAAGCGGTCACGAAGATCTCGTTTTCGCGAATGTAGGCCCGTACTCCGCGCATGAGCCGCTCGCCGCCGTTTTCGCCGGCTACGGACTGGGCCGACCGGACCAGACGGTCGCTGACTTCCTGCAATTTCGAGAGCGGAGAACCGTAAGGCAGAATGGCCGTGGCATCGGCTTCGTCAGCCTCAACCTTGGGCATCATCTCAAAGCCCATCCGCCCGCTGGCAACGTAACCGAGAGCCAGAACCAGGATTCCCGCCCCGAGGCTCACCGTCAGGTAACGAAAACGCAGGACTGCGGCCAGCAGCGGGCCGAAACCTTTCTCAATCATGCGTGATATGAGCTTGCTCACGCGGTCCTGGGCCCGGTGAATGACTTGCCCCAAGCTGGTGGCGTTCTCCTTCTTGGTGTGGGCCAGGTGAGAGGGCAGGACGAACATGGACTCCAGCAGAGAAATAGTAAAGACTGACGAAACGACCAGTGGGATGACGCGCCATATCTTGCCCATCGTCCCGGGCATGAACGCCAATGGGGCAAACGCAGCGATATTGGTGAGGATGCTGAAGGTGACCGGGACGCCGACCTCCTTCGCGCCTCGGATGGCGGCTTCCAAGCGTCCCATGCCCGACTGACGATAGTCGAAGACGTTTTCCCCCACCACGATGGCGTCGTCCACGACGATGCCAAGAGCGATGATGAACGCGAACATTGAGATCATGTTGATGGTGACGTCCATGGCCGGCAGGAGGAGAAAGGACCCGAGAAACGAAATCGGAATTCCCATGGCGACCCAGAAAGCCAACTTGTACTCCAGGAAGATGGTGAGAAACACCAGGACGAGCGCCAAGCCCATGGCCCCGTTTCGCAGCAGCAGATCGAGCCGTTGGCGATAGATCTCCGATTCATCGCGGCGGACGTCGATGTACACTCCCGGCGGCAGCGCGGGCCGGATCTCCTCCAGCTTCTTCCACACCGCCTTGGAGACTCCGATCGGCGTTTGTTTGCCTACGCGATACACCTCCAGGTTCACCGCCGTCTTGCCGTTGTATGTAACGAAACGGTATTCCTCCTCGAAGGTGTCCCGGACGGTGGCCAGGTCGCGAACCAGCAACTGAGTTCCGTCCGCGGAGGTGATGATCGGGATGTTCTCAAATTCCCTGGCCCAATCGCGTCGCTCTTTCATCCGGAGCAGGATCTCGCCCGAATCGGTTCGGAGGCTGCCGCCAGGAAGCTCGATGGAGGCGCTTCGAATCCGCTCGGCGATGGCCTGCAGGGTCAGGTTGTACGCCCGGAGGTTTTCCTGCGGCACCTCGATGCTGACCTCGAAGGTGCGCGCGGGTTCCAGGTCCACCTGGGTCACGTTCGGATCCTGCAGCAACCGGTCGCGTACCTGTTCGGCCAGCTCTCGCAAGATCCATTCATCCGCATCGCCATAGAGAATGACATCCATCACCTCGCGCCGGTGCGTCATCAGGACGACGTCGGGCTCTTCGGCATCTTCAGGAAATGTGGTGATGCGGTCGACCTCCTGCCGGATTTCCTGGTAAACGCGCTGGGCGTCGGTGTTCTCCTCCAACTCTGCGGTAACCATGCCCGAGCCTTCGCGAGCAACGGCGGTGACTTCCTTGACGCCGGTGATTCCGCGGATGCCCTCCTCAATTGCCAGAATGATCCCCTGCTCGACCTCCTCGGGGCTTGCACCGGGATAGGGGACGGTCACCATCACCATGTCGAGATCGAATTCGGGAAAGACTTCCTGCTTGATTCGCAGAGCCATGAACAGGCCGCCCAGCAGCATGAAGAGCATCAGCAGATTCGGGGCCACGGAGTGCCGGGTCATCCAGGCGATCGCGCCGCGTTGTTCAAGGCTATTGTGCAGATCCGGCATTGCCTGCTCCATGGGCGGTCCGCACGTTCTCGGAAATCACGGCCGTCCGCGGCATTGGGTCGGGGGGGGGCTCCTCCAGCGCCAAGGCCATCCCGGCCACCGGGGCGGGCAGGTCGCTGACGACCAGGCGCTCGCCTTCCTGCATCCCCGATCGCACCAACAGGGTATCGCGGTTTCCCCAAACGATGTCCACGTCCCGAATCTCGAGTTCATTCCTGCCGTTCATGATCCAGACCTGCCGGCCTTGGCGCAGGGCGGTTCTTGGCAGGGCGAAAACATCATTCACTTCCCGCCCTTCGATGTCGACGCTCACGTAGGCATCAATCAGCAACGGATGCGAACGCTTGTTCATCTCGTTCAAATTCAACGGGTCGGGTACTGATATCAAGACCCGTGCCATACGGCCCTGCGGTTCAAGGTCGCTCAGCAATCGCACGACCATTCCGCACCATTCCCCCTGAGGACCCGTACCGAGTTCCTGTCGGATCGCAGCTTTTGAACCGCCCTCGCCATGTTCATCAGGAAAAAGAACCCATCTAAGGTGATCCACGGGCACGGCCGCCCGCACCCAATATTGGTCCGTGCCGACCAGGATCGCGAGTTGGGTCTGGGGCGCGACTTGGGCGCCAAGGTCGACGTTCTCCGATCTCACGACGCAGTTGAAAGGGGCCCGGATCGTCGTCCGGTCGAGGTTCAGCTCTGCCTCGCGAAGGGCCGCTTTTGCCGCTTCGAGCGCCGCAGTGGCTTTGAGCAAATGAGGCTTGCGCAAGGCCAGTTCGAAGTCCAGAGCGCCGGCTTGTTCTTTCATATCCAGCAGTTCCCATTCGCGTCTGGCGATCTCCTGATGGCCCTGTTCGAGCTTCAGTTCATACTCCGCCTGGGCCACCTGGCTCTTCGTCTTTTCCACCGCGAGCTTGTAGTCCTGCCGGTCGATCTGGAGAATGAACTCGCCGGTCTTGAAGCGTCCTCCGGGTACCAACTTGGGGCTCAGTTCGGTGACTTCACCGCTTACCCTGGGCTGGAGCAGGACTTCCTGGGACGGCATGACCGTGCCCTGGGCCTGAACAACGGCGTTCGCGCTGACCCGCCGGACCATTTCAACTCGAACAAGTGCTGCGGGGTTCTCCGGCGTACGGCGTTGGGCCTGCGGTGCCGTCCTGATCAGGTGAACGGCACCCGCGATGCCCGCGACGATCACGACCACCGGGAGAAGGTACATGGCGAGACCGCGGATCAGTCGCAGGAGAATCCCTCGTTTGGGCTTATCATCCGGTGCCCGTTCGCGAGGGTGTGAAAGACGTACGTCGTCGGCAGTCATGATTCTGAATCCTTCGGCTCGGCGGCCTCGTCGCTTGCTCGGACAGGCGGCTCCAGCTCCTGTGTCCATGTTCCGCCCAATGCGCGGTACAGATCGATTCGCGTAACCAAGAGCTCGCGTCGGGCAACAACCAGCGTCCGGGCCAGTGATTGCGTCCTTTCCAGGGCGGCCAGCACCGGCAGGTAATCGCTCAATCCGGCCTGGTACCGCCCTGATGCCTCGCGCAGGGCGTTTCTCGCATCCTCCAATTGTCGAGAAAGTCCCTGGATGTGCTCGCACTGCTTTCGCTCTCTGATCAGAGCATCTTCCACTTCTTTGATCGCAGTGAGGACCGCCAACCGATACTCGGACAGACGTTGCTCAACGACGGCCAGCGTCCGATCCACCTCGGCCTGACGGCGAAACCCGTCAAATAAAGGCGCCGTCAAGGCGGCGGCAAGGTTCAAGAACCAATCGTCGAACAGGTGGGCAATGTCCCCCGTGTCGTAGCCGATGCCGCCGTTAAGAAGAATCGCCGGGAGGCGGTCCGCCCGGGCCGACGCCACACGGTGATCCGCGGCATGCAGTCGTGACAAGGCCCCGCGAACATCGGGTCGACGGGCCAACAGTTCAGCCGGGATGCCCGTCCCCGGCGGATCCGGCACCGAGGCCAGATCGTAGAGACCTACGGTCAAGTCGGCCGTGGGCGGCTTGCCCATCAATAGGGCCAGATCGTGGCGAAGCACCTGTTCCTCGGCTTCCGAAAGGGGGAGCAAACGTTCAACCTCGCTGACCGCCTGTCGCTGCTGGTACACATCGAGGGCTGACACCTGGCCCTTTCGAAACCGAAGCTCAACAAGCTCCAGATAGATCTTGTTGGTCGCCAGTTGCTCCGACAGCAAGCGTTGTAATTCCTGCTGCTCCAGGATTCGCAGCCATCGCTCGGCCACTTCGGCGACCAGTGTCATCGCGGTCGACTCCAAGTCTTCGCGCGAGGCGGCAAAGTCGAACCGAGCGGCACGATAAGCCGAAGCAACACGGCCCCACACGTCCACCTCATAGTTGGCGGCCAGCGACAGCCCGAAACTCTTGGTTTCCCTGATCAATCGCGAGGGCGACGACTGTTCCTGCGTGCCGGGGGCGCTGCCGGAAGAAGAAGTCGCTCCTGAGTCCTGGCCGAGTGCCTTGCTGATACCTTTCGAGACTTCGTTGGCCACAGTCTCTCCAAGCCGGGACTTCAACGACGACGCTTCGCTGTCGACCTTCGTGACCGTGCGTCTGTAAGCGGCATCGGCCCCGACCGTCACCTGGGGATACAATCCCGAGGCCGCCATGACCACTTGACAGCCCGCTTGTTCGAGGCGGGCCCAGAGTTGCCGGAGCGACAGGTTCTCCCGCAGGGCGACGTCGATCAACCGGTTCAGTTCCTCGCTCTCAAAGTCCTGCCACCAGCGATTGCTCTCGGCGACATCGGTATTCCCGAGGGTGAATCTCGTCGGGATCGGGCCCTCGGGTGGGGCTGTTCGCTGCGGAAGAAAAGCCGTGCAGGCGCCGCAGCATATTGCGGGACACAGGCACCACGGCATCACCTGCAGAATCCTCATGCCGCATCCTCATCCCTGGCCGGCATACTCCCCAACGCCGCCGGGCAAGGCCGGGTTGAATGGTCGACCCGCCGTTCGACGTTTTCAGCAAAACCTGGAAGCTGAGGAAGCATGTGCATAGCTGCGCGTCCAAGAAGCCGGTGTCATGACAGCGTGGAAGCCCGCCACACAACGTTTCAAAACGCACTTGAGGGACTTGGCGTCCATGCACCCGATGATCATATCACTCCACAACGCCGTCAGCATCCTGTCTTAGCCGCCTTAGAAGACCCCCATGATTGATGGCCGCTCTTTCAACAGAAGACCCGATCAGCAACTCAAACCTTGGCCCAATGAAACTGAATGACACATTTGTTTCAAGGCCAAGCAGATGTCTCTTGCCGACACTGTTTGTGCGGCCATTGACGAGCCTGAGACCGCCATTTGCCCTCGATCGACTGCCTACGAGCCGGCTTTCCAGGCGGACCCGTCATTTCAGCGGCCCCGAAGACGAGAGGCAAGGGGTTTGTGCGCCGGTTGTGCGGCGAGTGCGATTACGGCTGGGCGTTTGCGGGAGCCGGAGTCGCGGCCATCTGGGTCGCCCGGCTCGGCCAGGGTTCGTTTGTCTCCAGCCGGATGCGCATCAGCAGAAGCGCGAGGTCCAGTTGCGGATCGCTTTCCGGGTAGTCGTTTGGATCCTCGCGGGTCACAAAGTCCTCGGCAGCGTCGTCTTCATCCTCCGTTTCCTCGCCTTCGCCGGTTTCTGCCTGGGTAGCCGGTTTTGAGCTTGCGGTCGGAGTCTCATCGCCGGTATCGTCTTTGCCCTTCCCGGATTCACCCTTGCCCGGT of the Phycisphaerae bacterium genome contains:
- a CDS encoding efflux RND transporter permease subunit, with protein sequence MPDLHNSLEQRGAIAWMTRHSVAPNLLMLFMLLGGLFMALRIKQEVFPEFDLDMVMVTVPYPGASPEEVEQGIILAIEEGIRGITGVKEVTAVAREGSGMVTAELEENTDAQRVYQEIRQEVDRITTFPEDAEEPDVVLMTHRREVMDVILYGDADEWILRELAEQVRDRLLQDPNVTQVDLEPARTFEVSIEVPQENLRAYNLTLQAIAERIRSASIELPGGSLRTDSGEILLRMKERRDWAREFENIPIITSADGTQLLVRDLATVRDTFEEEYRFVTYNGKTAVNLEVYRVGKQTPIGVSKAVWKKLEEIRPALPPGVYIDVRRDESEIYRQRLDLLLRNGAMGLALVLVFLTIFLEYKLAFWVAMGIPISFLGSFLLLPAMDVTINMISMFAFIIALGIVVDDAIVVGENVFDYRQSGMGRLEAAIRGAKEVGVPVTFSILTNIAAFAPLAFMPGTMGKIWRVIPLVVSSVFTISLLESMFVLPSHLAHTKKENATSLGQVIHRAQDRVSKLISRMIEKGFGPLLAAVLRFRYLTVSLGAGILVLALGYVASGRMGFEMMPKVEADEADATAILPYGSPLSKLQEVSDRLVRSAQSVAGENGGERLMRGVRAYIRENEIFVTAYLLAPEIRPISTAEFARLWREKTGVIEGLQSLRFESDRRGPGSGASMTVELAHRDIEVLDRASEELAASLAHFANVRDIDDGYTPGKQQLNFRMLPEGRSLGLTAAAVARQLRGAFYGAEAIRQQRGRNEVKVMVRLPKAQRISGFDVESFIVRTPAGADVPLHQVATVQAGRAYTAINRRDGRRTVSVTANVVPQSETDRVLEMLTETTLPDLMSKYPGLTYSFEGRQQDMRESLASLQSGFVIALMLVYVLLGIPFRSYLQPAIVMISIPFGIVGALLGHMIMGYSLSVISMMGLVALSGVVVNDALVLVEYANRQRTKGLSAHEAILSAGVRRFRPIILTTVTTFGGLAPMIFETSRQARFMIPMALSLGYGILFATAITLLIIPCLYLILNDAQRLIGWSTPASDEESTQKLPEIALQRADASR
- a CDS encoding efflux RND transporter periplasmic adaptor subunit produces the protein MTADDVRLSHPRERAPDDKPKRGILLRLIRGLAMYLLPVVVIVAGIAGAVHLIRTAPQAQRRTPENPAALVRVEMVRRVSANAVVQAQGTVMPSQEVLLQPRVSGEVTELSPKLVPGGRFKTGEFILQIDRQDYKLAVEKTKSQVAQAEYELKLEQGHQEIARREWELLDMKEQAGALDFELALRKPHLLKATAALEAAKAALREAELNLDRTTIRAPFNCVVRSENVDLGAQVAPQTQLAILVGTDQYWVRAAVPVDHLRWVLFPDEHGEGGSKAAIRQELGTGPQGEWCGMVVRLLSDLEPQGRMARVLISVPDPLNLNEMNKRSHPLLIDAYVSVDIEGREVNDVFALPRTALRQGRQVWIMNGRNELEIRDVDIVWGNRDTLLVRSGMQEGERLVVSDLPAPVAGMALALEEPPPDPMPRTAVISENVRTAHGAGNAGSAQ
- a CDS encoding TolC family protein, coding for MRILQVMPWCLCPAICCGACTAFLPQRTAPPEGPIPTRFTLGNTDVAESNRWWQDFESEELNRLIDVALRENLSLRQLWARLEQAGCQVVMAASGLYPQVTVGADAAYRRTVTKVDSEASSLKSRLGETVANEVSKGISKALGQDSGATSSSGSAPGTQEQSSPSRLIRETKSFGLSLAANYEVDVWGRVASAYRAARFDFAASREDLESTAMTLVAEVAERWLRILEQQELQRLLSEQLATNKIYLELVELRFRKGQVSALDVYQQRQAVSEVERLLPLSEAEEQVLRHDLALLMGKPPTADLTVGLYDLASVPDPPGTGIPAELLARRPDVRGALSRLHAADHRVASARADRLPAILLNGGIGYDTGDIAHLFDDWFLNLAAALTAPLFDGFRRQAEVDRTLAVVEQRLSEYRLAVLTAIKEVEDALIRERKQCEHIQGLSRQLEDARNALREASGRYQAGLSDYLPVLAALERTQSLARTLVVARRELLVTRIDLYRALGGTWTQELEPPVRASDEAAEPKDSES